From Parafrankia irregularis, the proteins below share one genomic window:
- a CDS encoding cytochrome P450, which yields MTDSTDLLFDPTDPATRRDPYPTYRRMRAEAPVWRSPEGVHYLSRYQDCYALFRNPALSYDTLTTRAFHDSLSPDPAVRERQLADARRSRTILELDPPEHTRMRGLLTRAFSVRTVEASEPMISGYVDQLLDGLNGPTIDLVSDFAVMLPVLVICDMLGVPVDERHQFIAIGHAVTRSVDPGVPVDDRNAANQRLRDYIATLVAIRREHPGDDLMTRLIEAADDGRLADEEELLSNTGLLLLAGFESTTNLITNAVYQLLSHPDQLAALTEEPAHIRTAIEEVLRFDPPVHMMRPRTITGDAQLGDTQFHQGDAVVPMLAAANRDPAEFEDAETFDIRRSVNRHMGFGLGHHMCLGAALARMEARLAVTRLFARFPALALATDEPAFRPHLTVRGFAELPVTF from the coding sequence GTGACAGACTCGACCGATTTACTGTTCGACCCCACCGACCCCGCGACACGACGTGACCCCTATCCGACCTACCGGCGGATGCGCGCGGAGGCACCGGTATGGCGCTCCCCGGAAGGCGTCCACTACCTGTCGCGCTATCAGGACTGCTACGCGCTGTTCCGCAACCCGGCGCTCAGCTACGACACCCTCACGACCAGGGCGTTCCACGACTCGTTGTCGCCTGACCCCGCCGTGCGCGAACGCCAGCTCGCAGACGCCCGCAGAAGCAGGACGATCCTCGAGCTCGACCCGCCGGAGCACACCAGGATGCGGGGCCTGCTCACCCGTGCCTTCTCGGTACGTACCGTCGAGGCGAGCGAACCGATGATCAGCGGCTATGTCGACCAGCTCCTGGACGGTCTGAACGGACCGACGATCGACCTGGTGTCGGACTTCGCGGTGATGTTGCCCGTGCTCGTCATCTGCGACATGCTCGGCGTGCCGGTGGACGAACGTCACCAGTTCATCGCGATCGGCCACGCCGTCACCCGCTCGGTCGACCCCGGCGTGCCGGTCGACGACCGCAACGCCGCCAACCAGCGGCTGCGGGACTACATCGCCACCCTGGTCGCGATCCGGCGTGAACACCCCGGCGACGACCTGATGACCCGCCTCATCGAGGCGGCTGACGACGGCCGGCTCGCCGACGAGGAGGAGCTCCTCAGCAACACCGGACTGCTGCTGCTCGCCGGCTTCGAGTCGACGACGAACCTCATCACGAACGCGGTCTACCAACTGCTGAGCCATCCCGACCAGCTGGCGGCGCTGACCGAGGAGCCGGCACACATCCGCACCGCGATCGAGGAGGTGCTGCGCTTCGACCCGCCCGTCCACATGATGCGACCACGCACGATCACCGGCGACGCCCAGCTCGGCGACACGCAGTTCCACCAGGGCGACGCGGTCGTGCCCATGCTCGCCGCGGCGAACCGGGACCCGGCGGAGTTCGAGGACGCCGAGACCTTCGACATCCGCCGCAGCGTCAACCGGCACATGGGTTTCGGCCTGGGCCACCACATGTGCCTCGGTGCCGCGCTGGCCCGCATGGAGGCACGGCTGGCGGTCACCCGTCTGTTCGCCCGGTTCCCGGCCCTCGCACTGGCCACCGACGAGCCGGCGTTCCGGCCGCACCTCACGGTCCGCGGCTTCGCCGAGCTACCTGTCACCTTCTGA
- a CDS encoding SDR family NAD(P)-dependent oxidoreductase: MARLDGRIAVVTGAGIGQGRSTALRLAQEGAKVLAVDVSGAEKDTAAQAPDQIEPVHADVTRGDEVQALVAEAVGRHGRLDILCNVVGVAGIAQAPVPDIDEDDYDRLLTVNLKSVFLGMKHAIPAMVASGGGSIINWSSVGALVSSPQTAVYGASKAGILAMTRAAAREWGKANIRVNAICPGFVYPTGMTLMGEREFPEAVSRAASKSALDRPGHPDEIAAVAAFLASSDASYVTGTYLVVDGGWTAG, from the coding sequence ATGGCACGTCTGGACGGCAGGATCGCCGTCGTCACCGGCGCCGGAATCGGGCAGGGCCGTTCCACCGCGCTTCGCCTCGCGCAGGAAGGCGCCAAGGTACTCGCCGTCGACGTGAGCGGCGCCGAGAAGGACACCGCTGCGCAGGCACCGGATCAGATCGAGCCGGTACACGCGGATGTCACCCGCGGCGACGAGGTTCAGGCGCTCGTCGCGGAGGCGGTCGGGCGGCATGGCCGACTCGACATCCTCTGCAACGTGGTCGGTGTCGCCGGCATCGCCCAGGCGCCGGTTCCCGACATCGACGAGGACGACTACGACAGGCTCCTCACCGTCAACCTCAAGAGTGTCTTCCTCGGCATGAAGCACGCGATCCCGGCGATGGTGGCATCGGGCGGCGGATCGATCATCAACTGGTCCTCGGTCGGCGCCCTGGTCTCGTCGCCGCAGACGGCCGTCTACGGCGCTTCGAAGGCCGGGATCCTCGCGATGACCCGCGCCGCGGCCCGTGAATGGGGAAAGGCCAACATCCGGGTGAACGCCATCTGCCCCGGCTTCGTCTACCCGACCGGCATGACTCTCATGGGCGAACGGGAATTCCCCGAAGCGGTGTCGCGGGCCGCCTCGAAGTCGGCGCTCGACCGCCCCGGCCACCCGGACGAGATCGCCGCCGTAGCCGCGTTCCTCGCCTCGTCGGACGCCTCGTACGTGACCGGCACCTACCTCGTCGTCGATGGCGGCTGGACCGCCGGCTAG
- a CDS encoding LLM class flavin-dependent oxidoreductase: MVIGSGPAGRTIFGPPGAASSGQPVSTLGVMLPVFGTIDGNIRPSSIAEAAVYGEQHDLDGLWLGDHLVHPLPLLESIVTLEHVASMTTRVRIGTSVMLLALRNPLAAAKQLATIAAYHPERLTLGVGVGGEHPAEFRASGVPLDQRAARLEQSVLLLRELWSGEPVTADGPLQGVRIAPIPPRIPLLFGGHTPPALRRAARLGDAWVGFYKDVDGFRAARDTIVLERKRLGLEGVDFPVGMVLPTLITERDTGADARAAEFMRGASTKNFQTDPAQFVLAGTPERVVARLAEYHAAGCGHFILAILDQGQAYLEQLSAVCAQVLPAVRSWGSG, encoded by the coding sequence GTGGTCATTGGATCCGGTCCGGCGGGACGAACGATCTTCGGTCCGCCCGGTGCGGCATCGTCGGGCCAGCCGGTCTCGACTCTCGGCGTGATGCTTCCGGTCTTCGGCACCATCGACGGGAACATCAGGCCGTCGAGCATCGCCGAGGCGGCGGTCTACGGCGAGCAGCATGATCTCGACGGCCTGTGGCTGGGCGACCATCTCGTGCATCCGCTCCCATTGCTGGAGTCGATCGTGACGCTTGAGCATGTGGCGAGCATGACCACGCGGGTGCGCATCGGAACGTCGGTCATGCTGCTCGCCCTGCGCAACCCGCTCGCGGCGGCGAAGCAGCTCGCGACGATCGCTGCCTATCATCCGGAACGTCTCACGCTCGGCGTCGGCGTCGGCGGTGAGCATCCGGCGGAGTTCCGCGCGAGCGGGGTACCACTCGACCAGCGAGCCGCACGGTTGGAGCAGTCCGTGCTGCTCCTGCGTGAGCTCTGGTCCGGTGAGCCGGTCACCGCCGACGGTCCGCTGCAGGGGGTGCGCATAGCACCGATCCCGCCGCGGATACCTCTGCTGTTCGGCGGGCACACGCCCCCCGCGCTGCGGCGCGCGGCCCGGCTCGGTGACGCCTGGGTCGGCTTCTACAAGGACGTCGACGGGTTCCGCGCGGCCAGGGACACGATTGTTCTCGAACGGAAGCGACTCGGGCTGGAGGGCGTCGATTTCCCGGTCGGCATGGTGCTGCCGACCCTGATCACCGAGCGGGACACCGGTGCCGACGCCCGCGCCGCCGAGTTCATGCGCGGCGCCAGTACGAAGAACTTTCAGACCGACCCGGCGCAGTTCGTGCTCGCGGGCACTCCCGAGCGGGTCGTCGCGCGGCTCGCCGAATACCACGCCGCCGGGTGCGGGCACTTCATCCTCGCGATTCTCGACCAGGGCCAGGCGTACCTGGAGCAGCTCTCGGCCGTCTGCGCGCAGGTACTTCCCGCCGTGCGGTCCTGGGGGAGCGGGTAG
- a CDS encoding aldehyde dehydrogenase family protein has product MADTGMDRTRPPVHLCIGAERLAAGSGGTFEHVDPCTGEVDAVVPLAGPAEVEQSVRLAHEAFLRWRDVRPAERRRLLFRLADLIEQNADEFSRRAILDNGMAVSSAVGLVGGAVEWTRYYAGFADKISGRVASSFGPDGEFSYTLAQPYGVIAAIITWNGPLTSLSMKVPPALAAGNTVVVKPSELTPFAAELFADLVEAAGFPPGAVSVLPGTGEAGAALVEHPLVQKVSFTGGPVTAKAILRACAEQMKPACLELGGKSANLVFDDADLDAAIAWGTLRVLGTVSGQGCAFPTRMLVQESIYEEAIDRVARLVKGIRVGDPWDTATDIGPVVNQAAVDRILGMIEQARLDGARLVAGGGRLQGPLSGGYFLEPTVFADVEPSSELGQVEVFGPVLSMMPFSTEEEAIEIANCTRYGLSSYIQTTDVRRAHRVAERLVAGATMINGAPNMMVNRPFGGLGLSGYGKEGGPDGLAEFQRIKTVAMV; this is encoded by the coding sequence ATGGCAGACACCGGGATGGACCGGACACGCCCACCCGTACATCTGTGCATCGGCGCCGAGCGGCTCGCCGCGGGGTCGGGTGGCACGTTCGAGCATGTCGATCCGTGCACCGGTGAAGTCGACGCGGTTGTTCCCCTTGCTGGGCCGGCAGAGGTGGAGCAGAGCGTGCGATTAGCGCACGAGGCCTTTCTGCGGTGGCGTGACGTGCGCCCCGCCGAACGGCGCAGGTTGCTCTTCCGGCTGGCCGACCTCATCGAGCAGAACGCGGACGAGTTCTCCCGGCGAGCGATTCTCGACAACGGTATGGCGGTGAGCTCGGCGGTCGGGCTGGTCGGCGGTGCGGTGGAGTGGACCCGGTACTACGCCGGTTTCGCGGACAAGATCTCCGGCCGGGTGGCGTCCTCGTTCGGCCCGGACGGCGAGTTCAGCTACACCCTCGCGCAGCCCTACGGCGTCATCGCCGCGATCATCACCTGGAACGGTCCGCTGACCTCCCTGTCGATGAAGGTTCCGCCGGCGCTCGCCGCGGGCAACACCGTTGTGGTCAAACCGTCGGAGCTGACACCGTTCGCCGCCGAGTTGTTCGCCGACCTGGTGGAGGCGGCGGGGTTCCCGCCAGGAGCGGTCAGCGTGCTGCCCGGCACCGGCGAGGCGGGAGCGGCGCTCGTCGAGCATCCGCTGGTCCAGAAGGTCTCGTTCACCGGTGGCCCGGTGACCGCGAAGGCCATCCTGCGGGCCTGTGCCGAGCAGATGAAACCGGCCTGCCTTGAGCTCGGCGGCAAGTCGGCCAACCTCGTTTTCGACGACGCCGATCTCGACGCCGCGATCGCCTGGGGGACGCTGCGCGTCCTCGGCACGGTCAGTGGGCAGGGCTGCGCCTTTCCGACCCGCATGCTCGTGCAGGAGTCGATCTACGAGGAGGCGATCGATCGGGTCGCGCGCCTGGTCAAGGGGATCCGGGTGGGTGACCCGTGGGACACCGCCACCGACATCGGCCCGGTCGTCAACCAGGCCGCGGTCGACCGCATCCTCGGCATGATCGAGCAGGCCAGGCTGGACGGCGCGCGGCTGGTCGCCGGTGGTGGGCGCCTTCAGGGGCCGTTGTCCGGCGGGTACTTCCTCGAGCCGACGGTGTTCGCCGACGTGGAGCCGAGCAGCGAGCTTGGCCAGGTCGAGGTGTTCGGCCCGGTGCTGTCGATGATGCCGTTCTCCACCGAGGAGGAGGCCATCGAGATCGCGAACTGCACCCGCTACGGGCTGTCCTCCTACATCCAGACCACGGATGTGCGCCGCGCGCACCGGGTCGCCGAGCGTCTCGTCGCCGGCGCGACCATGATCAACGGTGCGCCGAACATGATGGTGAACCGCCCGTTCGGCGGCCTGGGCCTCAGCGGCTACGGCAAGGAGGGCGGCCCGGACGGCCTGGCCGAGTTCCAGCGGATCAAGACCGTCGCGATGGTCTGA
- a CDS encoding ABC transporter substrate-binding protein, whose translation MTVAACGDSGSGDSADANSSAAAGTPVNVAVICSCTGSFAHSIGPASKVAQAWSKSVNAAGGINGHPVRLKLYDDAGNPGNSVTKAKAAISDKVDVIINLTTLVSTWIKAADDAGIPVVGGDFFNAVFSKDPNAYPSGQTTNALPYAIISTAKLAKATNLGILYCAESPSCADTVSLMKGVGEELGLPVIHSASISATAANYTSQCVAAKQAGVTALYVSHSASVLEKVAGDCARQDFHPTLIEAGTGFTMRLVDNAVTKNNLWIAFPILPFFVDQPQVQKLNEAVDRYSPGLRTDPQSWTTLAAQVWTGGLLVERGVESSGVSAGQDVSAAAITKGLTSLKDETLDGWAPPLTFTAGKANQVNCWYVGRVQDGKPALVNDGKRSCKDGSTS comes from the coding sequence ATGACGGTTGCGGCGTGTGGCGATTCAGGATCGGGCGACTCGGCCGACGCGAACAGTTCGGCAGCCGCTGGAACACCGGTCAACGTGGCGGTGATCTGCAGTTGTACAGGATCCTTCGCGCACAGCATCGGCCCCGCCAGCAAGGTCGCGCAAGCGTGGTCGAAGTCAGTGAACGCCGCCGGTGGCATCAACGGCCACCCGGTCAGGCTCAAGCTGTACGACGACGCCGGAAACCCCGGAAACTCCGTCACCAAGGCAAAGGCGGCGATCTCCGACAAGGTCGACGTCATCATCAACCTCACCACGCTCGTCTCGACCTGGATCAAGGCTGCGGACGACGCCGGCATCCCGGTTGTCGGCGGTGACTTCTTCAACGCGGTGTTCAGCAAGGACCCGAACGCCTACCCCTCCGGGCAGACGACCAACGCCCTGCCGTACGCGATCATCTCGACCGCGAAGCTCGCGAAGGCGACCAACCTCGGCATCCTGTACTGCGCCGAGTCACCCAGCTGCGCGGACACCGTCAGTCTGATGAAGGGCGTCGGCGAGGAGCTGGGACTCCCGGTCATCCACAGCGCGTCCATTTCGGCGACCGCCGCCAACTACACATCCCAGTGTGTCGCGGCCAAGCAGGCCGGTGTCACCGCACTGTATGTGAGCCATTCCGCGTCGGTGCTCGAGAAGGTCGCCGGCGACTGCGCCCGCCAGGACTTCCACCCGACCCTCATCGAGGCCGGAACGGGTTTCACGATGCGGCTCGTCGACAACGCCGTGACGAAGAACAACCTCTGGATCGCCTTCCCCATTCTGCCGTTCTTCGTGGACCAGCCGCAGGTCCAGAAGCTGAACGAGGCGGTCGACAGGTACTCCCCCGGCCTGCGGACCGACCCACAGTCGTGGACGACCCTGGCCGCCCAGGTGTGGACCGGCGGGCTGCTCGTCGAGCGCGGCGTCGAGTCGTCCGGCGTCAGCGCCGGGCAGGACGTGTCGGCCGCGGCGATCACCAAGGGCCTCACCTCGTTGAAGGACGAGACGCTGGACGGCTGGGCGCCCCCGCTCACCTTCACCGCCGGCAAGGCGAACCAGGTCAACTGCTGGTACGTCGGACGGGTCCAGGACGGCAAGCCGGCACTGGTCAACGACGGAAAGCGCAGCTGCAAGGACGGCTCGACCTCGTAG
- a CDS encoding ABC transporter permease subunit, producing the protein MDDFLPFIVVGLATGAVYGLAGIGLVLTYKTSGIFNFGYGAVAALVAFCFYFLRVDHGLPWPVAAAISLLLFAPLLGLALELLARSLAGASETVKVVATVGLILIVSSLGLLWHEATPPEFPHFLPQSTVRLAGVNITWEEIILFALSAAAAAILYRFFQAFRIGIVMRGVVDNHELVSMSGDDPVLVRRWAWLIGSFFSGVAGLLLAPGQLVDGVTLTTVVFAAFGAAAIGYFTNLPLTFVGGLVMGVASALVDKYSATSTWIGGLAPALPFVVLFVVLIVLPRRLLTQRRLVAVANVRRSYQAPIRVRLSAGVVAVGLLAAVPTIQAGYVSVWSAALINIMLFLSLGLLVRRSGQISLCHLAFAAVGAAAFGHFASTMPWLPALILATLVAVPVGALISIPAVRVSGVFLALATLGFGILAEQVFYTRGFMFGQSPLGLEAPRPAVSIAGLDLAGDEGFYYLLLVITVLVAVGITAIGHGRLGRLLEALADSPLALETHGTTSSVLKVIVFCVASAVASLAGALNAMLFYYGVGTYYPSFNSLTLVVLVVIVTVGEPWYAIVAAIGYSVLPAYISGDTTGDILTLLFGLGAATAAYGTRGGTMPAPARRLLDRLGGRTPLPSTPLPSTPPDVAPTITAPSTSSAPEPAGSAEPPPTAEPPPTAGPRPALARQRSASSRREPTGRDGLVVRDLSVRFGGVKAVAGVSLQAPPGAITGLIGPNGAGKTTTFNACSGLNRPSSGQILLHGVDVTREGPARRARRGLGRTFQRTELFNSLSVRRNVSMGREASLAGANPFTHLLGSRPSSRLLSEAVDEALALTGTTRIADVQVGLLPIGQRRLVELARALAGPFDMLLLDEPSSGLDEHETEQFGQVLQTVVRERGCGVLLVEHDMTLVRSICDHVYLLDFGKLIFEGIPSEMESSDRVRAAYLGSAALTTADGPEPAADGPEPAGPEPAGRRPEPATDQRLALPAHE; encoded by the coding sequence GTGGACGACTTCCTTCCCTTCATCGTCGTCGGTCTCGCGACCGGCGCGGTCTACGGCCTGGCCGGAATCGGCCTGGTTCTGACCTACAAGACGTCAGGAATCTTCAACTTCGGCTACGGCGCCGTCGCGGCGCTCGTCGCCTTCTGCTTCTATTTCCTGCGGGTCGACCACGGCCTGCCCTGGCCGGTGGCCGCCGCGATTTCTCTGCTCCTGTTCGCGCCGCTGCTCGGGCTGGCACTCGAGCTGCTCGCCCGGTCGCTCGCGGGTGCCAGCGAAACCGTCAAGGTGGTCGCGACGGTCGGCCTGATCCTCATCGTCTCGAGTCTCGGGCTGCTGTGGCATGAGGCCACCCCGCCGGAGTTCCCGCATTTCCTGCCGCAGTCGACGGTCCGGCTGGCCGGGGTGAACATCACCTGGGAAGAAATCATCCTCTTCGCGCTGTCCGCGGCGGCCGCGGCTATTCTGTACCGCTTCTTCCAGGCCTTCCGGATCGGCATCGTCATGCGCGGCGTCGTCGACAACCACGAGCTCGTGTCCATGAGCGGCGACGATCCGGTCCTGGTCCGCCGCTGGGCCTGGCTCATCGGCAGCTTCTTCTCGGGTGTGGCGGGCCTGCTGCTGGCGCCGGGGCAGCTCGTCGACGGCGTCACCCTGACCACGGTCGTGTTCGCGGCGTTCGGGGCCGCCGCCATCGGCTACTTCACGAACCTGCCGCTGACCTTCGTCGGCGGTCTGGTGATGGGCGTCGCCAGCGCCCTGGTCGACAAGTACTCGGCGACGTCCACCTGGATCGGTGGGCTGGCACCCGCGCTGCCGTTCGTCGTCCTCTTCGTAGTCCTCATCGTGCTCCCGCGCCGCCTGCTCACGCAGCGGCGGCTCGTGGCGGTCGCGAATGTCCGCCGCTCCTACCAGGCGCCGATCCGGGTGCGGCTGTCGGCGGGCGTGGTGGCGGTCGGCCTGCTCGCGGCGGTCCCCACGATCCAGGCGGGCTACGTCTCCGTGTGGTCGGCGGCGCTCATCAACATCATGCTCTTTCTTTCGCTGGGGCTCCTCGTCCGCCGATCCGGCCAGATCTCGCTGTGTCACCTGGCGTTCGCCGCCGTCGGCGCGGCGGCGTTCGGGCATTTCGCGAGCACGATGCCGTGGCTGCCGGCGCTGATCCTGGCGACACTGGTCGCGGTGCCGGTCGGCGCCCTCATCTCGATCCCGGCCGTGCGGGTGTCCGGAGTGTTCCTCGCACTGGCCACACTGGGTTTCGGCATCCTCGCGGAGCAGGTCTTCTACACCCGTGGCTTCATGTTCGGGCAGTCACCGCTGGGGCTGGAGGCGCCGCGCCCCGCGGTGTCGATCGCGGGCCTGGACCTCGCCGGCGACGAAGGTTTCTACTACCTGCTACTCGTGATCACGGTGCTCGTGGCCGTGGGCATCACCGCGATCGGCCACGGTCGGCTCGGCCGCCTGCTGGAGGCGCTGGCCGACTCGCCACTCGCGCTGGAGACGCACGGGACGACGTCGAGCGTGCTCAAGGTGATCGTCTTCTGCGTCGCCTCGGCGGTGGCCTCCCTGGCGGGGGCGCTCAACGCCATGCTCTTCTACTACGGCGTCGGCACCTACTATCCGTCCTTCAACTCACTGACCCTCGTCGTGCTGGTCGTGATCGTCACCGTCGGCGAGCCGTGGTACGCCATCGTCGCGGCGATCGGCTACAGCGTGCTGCCCGCCTACATCTCGGGGGACACGACCGGCGACATCCTCACCCTGCTCTTCGGGCTCGGCGCGGCCACCGCGGCGTACGGCACAAGAGGCGGCACCATGCCCGCACCCGCACGGCGACTCCTCGACCGCCTCGGCGGCCGGACACCGCTGCCCAGCACCCCGCTGCCCAGCACCCCGCCGGACGTCGCCCCGACCATTACCGCGCCCTCGACCAGCAGTGCACCTGAGCCAGCCGGTTCCGCTGAACCACCGCCAACAGCTGAGCCACCGCCAACAGCCGGACCGCGGCCGGCACTCGCCCGGCAACGATCCGCTTCGTCCCGCCGCGAGCCCACCGGCAGGGACGGGCTGGTCGTCCGTGATCTGTCCGTGCGTTTCGGCGGGGTCAAGGCCGTGGCCGGCGTCAGCCTGCAGGCACCACCCGGCGCCATCACCGGCCTCATCGGCCCGAACGGCGCGGGGAAGACCACCACCTTCAACGCGTGCAGCGGGCTGAACCGGCCGAGCTCCGGGCAGATCCTCCTGCACGGTGTCGACGTCACCCGGGAGGGGCCGGCGCGCCGGGCCCGGCGCGGGCTCGGCCGGACGTTCCAGCGGACCGAGCTGTTCAACAGCCTGAGCGTGCGGCGGAACGTGAGCATGGGCCGCGAGGCCTCCCTGGCCGGCGCGAACCCGTTCACCCACCTCCTGGGATCGCGCCCGTCGAGCCGCCTGCTGTCCGAGGCGGTCGACGAGGCACTGGCGCTCACGGGGACGACGCGGATCGCCGACGTCCAGGTCGGGCTGCTGCCCATCGGGCAGCGGCGGCTGGTGGAGCTCGCCCGAGCCCTCGCCGGCCCGTTCGACATGCTGCTGCTGGACGAGCCGTCCTCCGGGCTCGACGAACATGAGACCGAGCAGTTCGGCCAGGTTCTCCAGACGGTGGTGAGGGAGCGCGGCTGCGGCGTCCTGCTCGTCGAACACGACATGACCCTGGTCCGCAGCATCTGCGACCACGTCTATCTGCTCGATTTCGGCAAACTGATCTTCGAGGGGATTCCCAGCGAGATGGAGAGCTCCGACCGGGTACGCGCCGCCTATCTCGGCAGCGCGGCCCTCACCACGGCGGACGGACCCGAACCTGCCGCGGACGGACCCGAGCCGGCTGGACCCGAGCCGGCCGGGCGCAGGCCCGAACCGGCCACCGACCAGCGCCTCGCCCTCCCCGCACACGAGTAG
- a CDS encoding ABC transporter ATP-binding protein has protein sequence MLTLHEVTAGYGDTTVLRDVNLTVGDGEVVALLGPNGAGKTTLLRAATGFLRPRSGRVSLDGKDMTAEPAHRYARRGVCHLPEGRGIFPSLTVRENIAIQARGRDVEKSAAEVVDLFPALGTRLRQAAGSLSGGEQQMLALSRAYITSPRLVVVDEASLGLSPRVTDTIYELLARLAERGVSLVVVEQYVQRALALARTVYILNHGAVIHVGRANDITADDIYEKYLGIGH, from the coding sequence ATGCTGACCCTTCACGAGGTGACCGCCGGCTACGGCGACACGACAGTTCTGCGCGACGTGAACCTCACCGTCGGCGACGGTGAGGTCGTGGCGCTCCTCGGCCCGAACGGCGCCGGAAAGACCACGCTGCTGCGCGCCGCCACTGGATTCCTGCGGCCGCGGTCCGGCCGGGTCTCCCTCGACGGAAAGGACATGACCGCGGAGCCCGCGCACCGGTATGCCCGGCGTGGGGTGTGCCATCTCCCGGAGGGGCGAGGAATCTTTCCCTCGCTCACCGTCCGGGAGAACATCGCGATCCAGGCTCGTGGCCGTGACGTCGAGAAGTCCGCGGCCGAGGTCGTCGACCTCTTCCCCGCTCTCGGTACTCGGCTCCGGCAGGCCGCCGGCAGCCTCTCCGGCGGCGAGCAGCAGATGCTCGCGTTGTCCCGTGCCTACATCACCAGCCCCAGGCTCGTCGTCGTCGACGAGGCCTCACTCGGGCTTTCGCCGCGGGTGACGGACACGATCTACGAACTGCTGGCTCGGCTGGCCGAGCGCGGCGTCTCGCTCGTCGTGGTCGAGCAGTACGTACAGCGCGCGCTGGCGCTGGCCAGAACTGTCTACATCCTCAACCACGGCGCGGTCATCCACGTCGGAAGGGCGAACGACATCACCGCGGACGACATCTACGAGAAGTACCTCGGTATCGGGCACTGA
- a CDS encoding ABC transporter permease → MPVRTVLTIAGLTLREASRRKVMRALGALTVLLLALSAWGFSQLGAAADDGGLTSGEKLMACSQILNLVMFGFSLIAALGTAFLAGPTLAGETESGIALAMLARPIRRSAFLLGKWLGLVVFGTVYVVLAGIAQCLVVLATSGYWPPAPATALALLAAQAIVLLTLAVLLSTAVSPMASGVVSIGLFGSAWVAGVIGGVGAALDNEAVERVGTVSRILLPTDGLWRGAMHGFQDPSVLHRFAAGEFEAFPFLSVHSLTAAYLAWAVVWVVLVWSVAAASFRRRNL, encoded by the coding sequence ATGCCGGTCCGGACGGTGCTCACCATCGCCGGGCTCACCCTGCGGGAGGCCTCGCGGCGCAAGGTGATGCGTGCGCTGGGTGCGCTCACCGTTCTGCTGCTGGCGCTCAGCGCCTGGGGGTTCTCCCAGCTCGGTGCCGCGGCCGACGACGGCGGGCTCACCTCCGGCGAGAAGCTGATGGCCTGCTCCCAGATCCTCAACCTGGTGATGTTCGGCTTCAGCCTGATCGCGGCCCTGGGCACCGCCTTCCTCGCCGGGCCCACTCTCGCCGGGGAGACGGAGTCGGGCATCGCGCTGGCGATGCTCGCCCGGCCGATCCGGCGCTCGGCGTTCCTACTCGGAAAATGGCTCGGGCTGGTCGTGTTCGGCACCGTCTACGTGGTGCTCGCCGGCATCGCGCAGTGCCTGGTCGTGCTGGCGACGTCCGGCTACTGGCCGCCGGCGCCGGCGACGGCACTGGCCCTGCTCGCCGCCCAGGCGATCGTGCTGCTGACCCTGGCCGTCCTGCTGTCGACCGCGGTCTCGCCGATGGCCTCCGGCGTGGTCTCCATCGGGCTGTTCGGGTCGGCCTGGGTCGCCGGGGTGATCGGCGGCGTGGGCGCGGCACTCGACAACGAGGCCGTGGAACGGGTCGGCACCGTCTCGCGGATCCTGCTGCCCACCGATGGACTGTGGCGCGGGGCGATGCACGGCTTCCAGGACCCGTCGGTGCTGCACAGGTTCGCCGCGGGTGAGTTCGAGGCCTTCCCGTTCCTCAGCGTGCATTCGCTGACCGCCGCGTATCTGGCGTGGGCGGTGGTCTGGGTGGTCCTGGTCTGGAGCGTCGCGGCGGCCTCCTTCCGGCGCCGCAACCTCTGA